A segment of the Bos taurus isolate L1 Dominette 01449 registration number 42190680 breed Hereford chromosome 19, ARS-UCD2.0, whole genome shotgun sequence genome:
TTTGAGGGCTCTGCAGAGACCTAAGGTCTAATTTACAAAGACACACTGGAGGGGATAATATTTATGATGACGTTAGCTAACATCAATTCAGAACTTATGGCACATTTTTAACCTGTGCTATcttaacttaaaaattatttattagactttgccgggtcttagttgcagcatatgggatctagttccctgaccagggatcaaaccctggcccctgcattgggagcttggagtcttagccactggaccaccagagaagtccctatgtTATCTAAGTTTAATCTTTACAAGAAATTGGTACTATTTCCCCCTCATATTGTGAAGATAAGCCTTAGATTAAACTTATCAATGTCATATAGCTTGTATGTGGAGGAAGAAAGATTCAAACCTGGTGTGTCCAACTCCAGAATTCCTGTTCTAAACCACCAGAGATACTACCTGTGGGTAAGGAGCACTCTAGGGCTGACTAGGGTGTCTATCCTGAATCTCCTCTTCCTCCCACGTGAGAGGATAATAAATGGAATGTTAAGACAGACTCTTCATGTACATCCATTACGTGCCTGGCAGTGTGCAGACTCTGGGGATAAAAGTGTGATCGGGCCTCAGTCTCCTGGAGCTTATTGTCGAGTGCAGGAATCGAGAAACCTTTTCGGTCAAATGTTAGATGGTAAATATTTGGGGCTTTGTGGATGATATGgtttctgtcacaactactcaactgtGCCATCAAAGTGTAAAAACGGCCAGAGACAGTATGTAAAGAAATGAACATCACTGTGTTCTATGTTTTTTGCCATGCTGTGAGACTTGTGGGAtcttgagagagtcatttcctaggcaggttgacaggaaatctaggggtccccaaggagagaggggtctggaattctcaaggaggaagaaaggacaaacttttcacagtctttgtagaccaggacctggggactggagtcgatgaaaatgagagggtaacaggcaggaaggccaggggtctccaaatggaggaaatagcctgcaagtgtcagacatttttctctctcttaagcggcaggaggacacaaactagcaatattttttccttctctatacaaatttaaagggaggtttctcttaaaatactgtgttgccataatgacacctggtttattcttgagcctagagataaccaatgcctttttcttatggaaatgttggtcttaagctatgctaatgtgctatgcctttaccccaaactctgtctccaagtcggttccgctgcctcttggcccagaacctacttgacaaaccagtatgttatactcagataccgcctcttggcccagaatctacttgacaaaccagtatgttatactcagatatggttcccctaatctatgtaaatgaaaccatttgtatggtggtctgcccttcttcaagattcaagttaatcattttatggcccaggataaaccatttggtgccaagattatcccaaaatgcatcttatgggtgaggggcctggtgccattctgaattttaagacattcctttctttcattaacagactgctagtgactatataacatccagctgaagactagcaggggggtactctttctgcccccttctgatgcctatgtcagaagctttctctatctcctttatactttaataaaactttattacacaaaagctctgagctatcaagcctcgtctctggccccggattgaattcttctcctcagggggccaagaatcctggtgtattcgcgtgattcaacaacaacctttcaatcttagctccccgaccaggtaTCAAACATGGGTCCTGGCAGTCTTagcactgagtcctaatcactggactgccaggaaagtccctaaattcttttttttaaattttatgtaattttcacaTGTCACAGAATATTATTCTATAGTTTTAGAAAAACCGTTTAAGAATGTAAGTCATGAACTTGTAGGTTATACAAAGACAGGTGGTGAGAGGAATCTGTGCTACAAACCATAGCTTGCCTACTCCTGATCTGATGGGAGGAGTACAAAACACTATGGCTTATTAGAAATCAGAGCAGCATTTACTTCTCAGTGAAGGGAAGTAAGTGGAGGGGAAGGGAAGTAAGTAAAGGGAAGGGAAGTGTCTGGAAGGGGCAAAAGGAGCTCCTGCAAGTGCTGACCAAGTTCTACTACGTGATCTAAGTCACGGTTACATGGTTACGACTTGTGATGATTCATCAACCAGTACACTTATGGTCTGTGCAGTTTTCTGTTCATCATACTTtgtaaagaacaaaaaaaaagtctgccattCCAGTTCTACAAGGATCAAGCTATTAGCTACTGCAGTCACTCAGCAACAATGTTCCCTAAGGGGAATTCGCGATGGGGAAAAACAGCAATGTTCTGTGCTCTGTATGTTGCTGTTTTAGtccctaaatcatgtctgactctgttgggaccccgtggactgtagccctccaggctcctctgtctatgggatcaccctggcaagaatactgaaatgggttgccttttcctgctccaggggatcttcctaacccagggttcgaactcatgtctcctgcactggcaggtggattctgtaccactgatccacctgggaagccctgtgcttTGGATATACTGGCCCCCAGATAGTTGTTATATAACTAACGAAAAATTCCAGTGcccccagattcttgcatcttcccatacatggaaaagcactaaaatcattaactcaaGATGTCTGTTCTTTGTGGTTAACAGTAATCTTCTTATGCTTGATTACATGTTATttccagtggggaaaaaaaaagtttataaatatcctggctcctcccttacctctttgaaGCACTGTCTCAGAGtaatctgagaggctgtcttccTGGGCAACAGTCCTCAGTAAGGTGCCAGAATAAAACCGAACTCACAACGTGCACATTGTGCATTATTCTTTCAGCTGACAACGTCAAATAAAAAGATAACTTAAGAATGATAAAGCAGTTTAATAAGTAATGAGGAGCTGGAGTGTTGAGGGGATAAAAACGGGCGCTAACCCTGCTTGGGAGACGAcgggtcagggaaggcttcttcaAGGATGTGCCTGACAGGGCacttggggcggggggtgggggaggcggcaTCACAAGTATTGGGTCAGATGTCACTAGGgctgtatttaaaaatacatcttgttcattatgaatttttgccttaatcttcatcttttaaaacattGCATTACAATATTATTACCTCGATTTCTGAGGGTTTTGGCGCCCTCTTAAATTTTGCACTCGGGGCCAGTGCAAAATTCGCCTCCGTCTATTCCAGCTTGTTGGACGAGGGTGGCAGACCTGGCTCTGTCCTTAGTACGGAGGGCAAGACTCCTGCTGGTCCCTCAGCTTTGTAAAGGGAAGGACCGTTACGCAACAAGGTCACTGAGGTTTAAAAATCTTCCTGGCACGACCCGGACTCAACTCGGCGGGGTCGGACCCTGTACAACGCGCCGGAGAAAGTGCCACAGGAAGACCCTTTTCCCAGACTTCCGGACTTCGTCTTTATTACCCAATGGGAGGGGAGGTGCGCTTGAACCCGGCTTGTGATTGGCTGGGACCGAAACGAACCGGGATAGGCTCTCAAAGGGGAACGGCGCCTTGCGTCATCAGCGAGCGACGCTCTAGAGGGAGCAGGTAAGTAAACTAAGCTCCTTTCTAATTGGCTCGCTCTTTCAGGACGGTTGAAACAGCAATGGGGATTTGCTCTCCTCTAAGTCTAGGCTCCAGATAATTGGAGAAAGGGTGAAGACGGGGGAGAAGTTTATTGCGTCACTTACTGCCCGGAAGTCCTGGGGGCCGAGCCTTCAGAGGAAGGGGGTGGGTCGAGGGTGCGGGCCTCTCCCTGTGGGGCGGTGGGGATAGAGCCACCACGCTGTTCGGTCCTGAAGCGTGGGAGGCGGGCTTGGGGGCGGGGTCGAACCTGTGGGCGGGGCGCCAgagggcgggcggggcggggcgggggcggggccagggAAAGGCCGGGGGCGGGCCCGGGCCCGGCGCGGGAGTGCGGGGCAGCCGGCAGAGTCTGGTCCCTGGGCTGGTTCCTCTTCCCAAGCATGGCTCCGCGCTGTTGGCGCTGGTGGCCCTGGTCGTCTTGGACTCGGACTCGGCTGCCTCCTTCCAGGAGCATCCAGAGTAGGAGCAGAGCGCCTCTAGGGCTGGGTGGGAGTTCGGGGAGGCCTGCGAACGATCCCGTGAGAAGTGGGAGCCAAGCCGGGGCAGGGCtggaaaggggagagggaggggaccaGGGCCGAGACTAGAGGGGTGCACTCATGTAGACGGAATGGGGGCGGTGTCCAGGGGCAGATGACGGCCTGTGCGGCAAGGTGTGAGGCTGCTGGGGTGAGACAGGGGTCAACAAAGTGCGAAGGGGAGACCATGATGTCCACAGGCATGAGAAGGAGTGAATGAGGGGGATAAGGAGGTctgtggggcaggaggaaagtCTGAAACAGGGGTCTATATGGGTGATAGAGGGCTCTGTGGAAGGAGAGGAGTTAGAGGAGGTAAAACGGGGGATTGTGGGGAGATCCACAGGGACGAGATTGGGTGATGCCGGGTCTCTTGGAAGGTGTGGTATTCTAGCTGAGTGGGTTGGGAAAACCCAGTAAGAAAAATTAAGCAGTGCTGAGCAGTCCTGAGCACCACTTCATGGGTGATGGGGAGTGTTGAGTAGGCCCTCTAAAGCGGGCTCTGGATGTGGCTGAGATGGGGGCTCTGGATGGACACACAACCTTTGGGGATTCAGATGGAATAAGGGACCCTGGCAAATGTCGAAGCTTCGGAGAAAAAGAGGAGGATGCATATGAGGGTGAAGCCTAGGAAACTCCATCTTCTCTTCGACATTTAAGTTGGGATTTGGCACAGGCGAGGGAGTCTTGTTCTGACCTTCCGCCCCCATCCCGCACCCTAGACTTCGGCCAGCACTTCTCCACACAGGAGCAGACCCCCCAGATCTGTGTGGTGGGCAGTGGCCCAGCTGGCTTTTACACGGCCCAGCACCTGCTAAAGGTAAGCCACTTCCCCCTGGTTCCTTTTCCCAAGATTCACCTGCTGCTTCAGTCCTAAGTGCAAGCCCCACTCCTTTGGGTTTTAAAAGCACTCCTGGATTCCTGATGGGGAAGAGGCTCCCAGCCCATCTGGACAGGACGCTTGTACATGCTTTGTCACCTGGGGCTCCCCAGTCTAGGTCCTCAGCTCGGAGAGAAGTGTGTTTACCTCCTGGGTGGTGGTTCGTGGCAGACAGTTGGCTATGCTTTCCTGGCCAGATACtccagggttagggttagggttaggttactCCAGACATGGAGGATAACTTTGTCCTGCCCCTcatcttcccttctttctcctctctctcctctctgttccCAATATCCTGCATCTTGAGGCCACCCGCTCTTCTCAAGGCCCTCTGTAACGTTAGGCACCTCACTGCACTCTCCTTGCCAATAGTTCCAGCCCTCCCCATGCCATGCTGTTTTTTCAGCCTGCTCTCcactccccatcctaccccttcTCAAGGCCCTCTGTAACGTTAGGCGCCTCACTGCACTCTCCTTGCCAATAGTTCCAGCCCTCCCCATGCCATGCTGTTTTTTCAGCCTGCTCTCcactccccatcctaccccttccccccaccccatggcCAGAGTCTCAAGGTTTATAGTAGTAGCCTTGGCGGGCAGGGCCCCAAGGTTGCTGGTTACCCTTGAAACATCAGCAGGCCTTGGTGGGGCGGGAGTCGGGGATGGGAGAGGGGTGTGGGCGAGTTCAGCTGACTGAGACATAGGGCAATGACCTTGCtgtggagagaaaagagaaaggatgaATATATTAATTATACACTCTACTTAAAAAGTAGGGTGATCAACCTTCCCAGTTTGTCTAGGGTGTGAGGCTTTCAGTCTTAAAGCTGGGAGGGTCTTGGGGAGGCCAGGATGAGTTGGTCCCCCTGCCAGAAAGTGACCTAAGCTCACCTTCTAAGCAGCACAGGTAAAAGAGCTAATTACAGTGAAGTGACCAGTAAGAGCCTGGTAAGTGGGGTCAGCAGGAAAgtgcttcctggagaaggtgtgTTTGAGTTGCACTGAAGGAGGCTCCCAGGCTCTGTAGAGGGGCTCCCACATGTGGGGCTTCATTACAGGCCAGTTTCCATGGGTTACGACAGACCTAGGCACTGGGAGGGAGACCAGGGATCTTCCACAGCTTGTGTAAGGGGAGCTGTGTGAGCAGAGCCTGAAATCTGGGGAGAAGGGCCTTCCAGGCAGGGTTCTCAGTGCCCCTAGTGTGAACAGAGGCTCTGCCCTGTGCCTACTTTCCCCGTGGGAGGTACTGGGGCTGGGCACCGGGGCCAGTTACAAGCTGGTCCCTGCCCACTGGGAGCTTCAGACTACCAGCTATGGTCCTGCGACAGGAACACGAGGCACGTTTGGGACAGTGAAACTTAGCTGAGTCAGGCACTGTCTACACAGCATGTCCTCACAGCATCAAGACAACTTGTGAAGCAGGTGGCATGACTCTTGCTTCAGAGGTGAGAATGCTGAGGCTGAGTGAGGCTGCCCAAGGCCCCACTGCTGAGCAGGGAAGGCCTGGTGGACTGAGCGTGTACTGTCGGATGGCAGAGCCTGCCCTTAAGGTCCATGCTGGGCCATTCAGTTATCAAGCACTGGACGCTGACATGATCCAGGACGGCTTGGCCCTGGGAACATGGGCATGAGCAGGACAGACGTGGTCGCCACGGTCAAGGACCTGACAGTCTACTTGAGGGGCTGTGGAGTAGAGAAGAGGGTTTACGTGATAGTCTAGGATTCTGATGGGCGAGGGGGCTCTGTGTACAGGTGGGACACCTAACCCAGCTGGAGGGGGTGATGTCCTTGATCTATTTCTAAAGGACagaaggaggggtgggggaggaggccaGAGAGCCCCAGGCTCAGAGAACTAGCTGACAAACACCCAGAGGAAAGAGAATGCTGGTTTGGGGATGGGCGAGTTGGGGAGGTGGAAGGTGAgagcagaggctggaggaggTGCGTGGGCCCAGGCGCCGGGGACCTGGGAGCCCCTGAGCAGGCTGGACTCCGGCAGTTTCTCTTGGTGCTGTCCATCCCCCTCTCTCCATCAGAGTCCCCTGGGGGACTGGTGAAAAGGCACATTTCTGGGCCTCCTTTCCACCTAATCAAGCCGTGActgggacccaggaatcaacATTTGAAAACAGCATGCCTCCCTTTGTCCTGGGCGTGCAGTTGCCACAGGTGGTTGGCTTCACCAAAGggttttgggggagggggttgaAAGCACCCTGATTTCGTTCTGGAGCTCTCTCTGCCTgcagggtgggaggcagggctggTGACCAGGAGAGCAGTGGGAGCCAGCCGCAGTGGGGAGGATGGGGGTCCAATTGGACATGGTCGAGGGGAGTCAGAGAGAAACCTCAGCTTCTGGCTCAGGGTGGAAGGAAGCCCAGGAGCAGAGGGGGAGAGGTTTGGGGGAAGGGGACTGGCTTCCATCCGGATCGGTGTTTGGTGTCTCGGGTGAGCTGTTCAGGGGTCTCAGGCTTGGTAGGAGGGCTGGGCAGAAGAGAGGAGAATGTCATCAGTAAGTCCACAGGAATTTGAGGTCATAGGAGGGAGTGATGACACCTCCCCAGGGAGTGTCCTGGGCAAGGGGAGGGGGTCTCAGATTGGAAGAACCTCCGAGAATATTCTTGTTAGAGAAGGAATAGAGCAAAGAGGACCTGGGAAAGAACAGCCAGAGGGATTGAGGGACGGGGGAGAGCTAGgaggcaccagtggtaaagaacctgcctgccaaacaggagacacaagagatgagggttcgatccccgggtcgggaagatcccctggaggaggaaatggcaacccactccagtattcttgcctagagaatcccatggacgaaggagcctggtgggctacaggtggggtcccaaagaatcacgactgaatcgacttagcactcATGTGAGAGCTAGGAAGGagtggcttcctggaagaggagtCCGGTCCTGTGGGAGAACCAGTGAACAGGTCCAGCGGGTTTGGTCTTATGGAGGTGGCCTTGGAAAGGGCCCTGTGACCTGGAGGGAAGGCTCCAAgctggaaagaaggaaagataagATGGGAAGGCAGATAGTGTATACTGTTGACCTCCAGCCTAAGCAGTTTGAACCTTGTCCTGAGGCCGGGCAGCCAGGGAAGGTTCGTGAGCCCGGCGGTGAGACTCAGCCACCACAACTGCAGTGACGGTAACAGCTTTTGATTGAACACTCGCAGTGGATCTCGCCCGGGGCTGAGGGTGCAGGCCTTGCTCATTGCATCTGGAGCATCACGCCAAAAGGAATGTTCCGTGGTCCAGAGAAGTTAAGAATCATTCTAGCAGCACAGAGTCAGATAGTGGTGGCACTGGGTCAGCTCCCGCGGCTGTTGACTCCAAAACTTCAGCTCTTCAAGGGCAGAGTGGGGTCGGTGGGGCGGAGGGAGGTGGTTCTAGTACCGCCTGTGGATGGCACGGATGGGGAGAGTCAGCAGGCACGGTGGGCAGTCGGGGGGCCTGGACCTGGACACaggcagtgggcttcccaggtggcgctagtggtcaagaacctgcctgtcacggcaggagacaagagacatgggtttgatccctgggtcgggaagatcccctggaggaggaaatggcaacccactccagtattcttgcctggagaattccatggacagaaaagcctggtgggccacagtccatggggtcgcaaagagttggacacaactgagcgactgagcacacacacaggtgtaaGTTTCCAAGTGTGGGTCTCAGGTCATCCACAGGCTGGGCATTTCTAGAAGTGTCAAAGGGTTCTAGGACAGGGTTGTGTGTCATGCCTGaccaaatagatggagaagctttCCTGATACAGCTCCAGTGGAGGGAAAACTGCTGCCTTCTTCGGCTGGCCAACAGTCTCGCCGTCTCAATGGGCTGGTGGTCCTTGAAATCAGGCCTTGGCTGCCCTGGCTCTGGACTGCCCATCCCTCTAGTCTGGCTCTCTAGGCAGGTGAGGACAGATGGGCCTTTCTGTCTCCTGTGTCCTCAGCCCACTGAGCGGGCCTGTCCTGCTTTGCCCCGGGAAGGGCAGACTTAGCCTCTGCTTCAAccccaccagggcttcccaggaggcctgcccatgcaggaaatGTAGgcgatgtgggttccatccttgggtcaggaagatcccctggaggaggaaacggcaacccactccagtattcttgcctgaagaatcccatggacagaggagcctggcaggctacggtccacgggttgcaaagagtcagccacggctaaagcgacttagcatgcaagacACTTGGCCCCACCAGCTGCTGCCCTCTCCCCCAGCACCACTCCCGGGCCCACGTGGATATCTACGAGAAACAGCTGGTGCCCTTCGGCCTGGTGCGCTTTGGCGTGGCGCCTGACCACCCCGAGGTCAAGGTGGGTGTCTCTGGGTTCAGACTGGGGGTTAAGAGACTTTGGTCAAGATActggagggggagggaggctccTGGACCTCATGGGATGACCCCAGGCTCTCTGGAGGGGGCGACACCCTGGACACTGTGGGGTGAGGGTGGCATTGCCATGGGCCCTGGCTCTGCCCCACCCTCTAACCCCCCACCCTGGGCCTGGCAGAATGTTATCAACACCTTTACCCAGACGGCCCGCTCTGACCGCTGTGCCTTCTATGGCAACGTGGAGGTGGGCAGGGATGTGACTGTGCAGGAGCTGCGGGACGCCTACCACGCCGTGGTGCTGGTGAGTGCAGGCGCGTGGGCGGGGGAGGTGGCGGCTGGGGGGACGCTATGGAGAAGGAGCTGCAAGGAGGCCAGTGGGAGCCTGGGCACTGGGCTGCCTGGCCCCTTAGCTGCCGCTGAGGCCTCTGGTTCTGTCCTCAGAGCTATGGGGCAGAGGACCATCAGGCCCTGGATATCCCTGGTGAGGAGTTGCCCGGCGTGTTCTCGGCCCGGGCCTTTGTGGGCTGGTACAATGGGCTTCCTGAGAACCGGGAGGTGAGTTTGGGGAGCCTTCTCCCGGCCTCTTCCTCCCCACTCCTCCGCTAGCTCTTGGCTCCCACAGCTGGGGGAAGGGGCAGCCACAGACCTGGGAGGCGGCTGGTGAGATGAGATATGAAGCATCAGGCTGGCCGAGGTGGGGAGGCTTCTGGGAAGAGGGGGTGATGGGTGGTGGGGGCGGGACCTGGGTTGAAACTCTGAGCGCAGAGGAGCCTGAGGCTATGCCTGGGGATGGGGCATGAGGCTGAGGTCAGCCTGACTGAGGCCCAGGCTGGGTGAGCCTCATCCCGACCTCTGTCCCCTAGCTGGCCCCGGACCTGAGCTGTGACACAGCCGTGATTCTGGGGCAGGGGAATGTGGCTCTGGACGTGGCCCGGATCCTGCTGACCCCCCCCGACCACCTGGAGGTGAGTGGGTAGATCATGGGCTGGAAGGGTGGGAGTTGGGGGTTACACCAAGGAGAGGAGGCCCCTGTCTACAGGGTTTGGGCCTCGTCCCTCCAGCCTGAACTCAGTGCCTGCTTCCCCACGTGCCGGGGCAGGGGCCTTCTAAAAGGcagctctgttgctgctgctgctgctaagtcgcttcagtcgtgttcaactctgtgcaacctgagacggcagcccaccaggctcccctgtccctgggattctccaggcaagaacactggagtgggttgccatttccttctccaatgcaggaaagtgaaaagtgaaagtgaagtcgctcagttgtgtccgacttttagctaccccatggactgcagcccaccaggctcctccgtccatgggattttccaggcaagagtactggagtggggtgccattgccttctccgaaaaggcAGCTTTACCTCACGCCatttcctcatcactttctgcacTACGTaggctttttaaaaggaaaagttctCAGTGTGCACACACCCCTCCCCCGCTCAGAACCCTCTCTTCATGCCTCCtatatgtgcacgtgtgtgctacatcgctaaatcgtgtccgactctttgcgacccaacgactgtagcccactaggcagctctgtccatgggattctccaggcgagaataactggagtgggttgccatgccctcctccaggggaagtgaaagtcgctcagtcatgtctgactcattgcggctgtatagtccatggaattctccaggccagaacatggagtgggtagcctttcccttctccaggggatcttccagacccagggatcaaacccaggcctcgcgcactgcaggtggattcacctttaattaattttttaaaataatttcagttagtttatttttggctgtgctgggtcttcgttgctgggcAGGCATTTCTCCAGCTGCATtgagcagggcctactctctGGTCGTGGTGCGAGGgtctcatcgcggtggcttctctcgtctCAGAGCACAGGCTGGAGGGTGCGAGGGCTTCgctagttgcagctcccgggctctagagcacaggctcagtagtagtggcgctcaggcttagttgctccagggcacgtgggatcttcccggatcaggaattgaacccacgtctcctgcagcagcaggcagattctttattactgaccaccagggaaactcaccTGTATTCATCTTTTAGCTCTCGGTTCAGTtgtcccttcctccaggaagccttctagGACCGTCCTGAATGGGTCTGCCTCCCCTCCTTCCATGGGCTCGGCTACTGTTTGTTTCAGAGCATGTTGTCACCACCACAGTGTTACACTTATTAGTGAATATTCGATAAGCCTCTCTCCCCCAGATCAGAAGCTCTGTGTGGCCGGCACCGTGTCTCTTTTGTTCTCCATTGACCCTGCCTGCTATGCCCCTTGCACACTTGGtaaacacttgttgaatgaagATCGTCAGCCTGGTttgctactcagttcagttcagtcactcagtcgtgaccgactctttgcaaccccgtggactgcagtacgccaggcttccctgtccatcaccagctcccggagctcgctcaaactcatgtccatctagttgatgatgccatccaaccatctcatcctctcatcctctgtcgtccccttctcctcctgccttcaatctttcccagcatcagggtcttttccaaggagtcagttctttgcatcaggtggccaaagtattggagtttcagcttcagcatcagtccttccaaagaatatttaggactgatctccttcagaatggactggggatctccttgcaatccaagggactctgaagagtcttctccaaaaccacagttcaaaagcatcaattcttccacgctcagctttctttatagtccaactctcacatccatatattactactggaaaaaccatagctttgactagacggacctttgttggcaaagtaatgtctctgctttttaatatgctgtctaggtttatcatagcttttcttccaaggagcaacatcttttaatttcacgactgcagtcaccatctgcagtgatttgggagcccaagaaaataaagtctgtcactgtttccattgtttccccatctgtttaccatgaagggatgggacggGTTTGCTGCTAGTTGGAACCATTTGCAGAATTGGCGGCAGTGCTCTGTCTGGCCACCAGAGGGGACAGTGTTGCCATTTCAGGCTGCCAACCTTCTCACCGCCCAGGGCCTGGACACCAGCAAATGGAGAGTCCCCTTCTATTGTCGTTTTCCAGTGACTTTAAGGTCCTCCTTTTGTGCCAGAAAACGGACATCACTGAGGCCGCCCTGGGAGCCCTGAGACAGAGTCGGGTGAAGACGGTGTGGATCGTGGGCCGACGTGGACCCCTACAAGTGGCCTTCACCATAAAGGTGCTGGGGTCTGAGGGCCAGGGGCCAGGGTCCCTTGGGAGGCGTGGCATGGCAGAGCTGCCCAGGGTGGACGAGGGGGAGCCAGGCAGGGCCCCCAGGGGCCCAGTGCCTTCCgtggtggtgggtggtggtggtgtctcCCCTGGGCTGGGTTctggggtgggctcaggagtggaCAGCACTCTGGACCTGACCCTCTCGcccactccccactcccacccccaaggAGCTTCGGGAGATGATTCAGTTACCAGGAACTCGGCCCATGTTGGATCCTGCGGATTTCTTGGGTCTCCAGGACAGAATCAAGGGTGAGGGGCCCTGGCCTGGCTCCCCAGCTCACTAGGAGGGGATGGTCTAGGTCAgagagggctggggggagggcaTGTGGGGAGAGGGCTGGAACCCAGACACGCCCTGGAATGTCCTGCGTTGCTAACAGAGGCCGCTCGCCCGAGGAAGCGGCTGATGGAACTGCTGCTTCGAACAGCCACGGAGAAGCCAGGGGTGGAGGAGGCTGCCCGCCGGGCATCAGCCTCCCGTGCCTGGGGCCTCCGCTTCTTCCGAAGCCCGCAGCAGGTCCTGCCCTCGCCAGATGGGCGGCGGGCGGCAGGCATCCGCCTGGCAGTCACCAGACTGGAGGTGAGTCTCCTGTTCCCCAAAGACATCCCCGTTCTCAAGTCTCCCTACCCCCCAGCCTGGTGTTT
Coding sequences within it:
- the FDXR gene encoding NADPH:adrenodoxin oxidoreductase, mitochondrial precursor, which gives rise to MAPRCWRWWPWSSWTRTRLPPSRSIQNFGQHFSTQEQTPQICVVGSGPAGFYTAQHLLKHHSRAHVDIYEKQLVPFGLVRFGVAPDHPEVKNVINTFTQTARSDRCAFYGNVEVGRDVTVQELRDAYHAVVLSYGAEDHQALDIPGEELPGVFSARAFVGWYNGLPENRELAPDLSCDTAVILGQGNVALDVARILLTPPDHLEKTDITEAALGALRQSRVKTVWIVGRRGPLQVAFTIKELREMIQLPGTRPMLDPADFLGLQDRIKEAARPRKRLMELLLRTATEKPGVEEAARRASASRAWGLRFFRSPQQVLPSPDGRRAAGIRLAVTRLEGIGEATRAVPTGDVEDLPCGLVLSSIGYKSRPIDPSVPFDPKLGVVPNMEGRVVDVPGLYCSGWVKRGPTGVITTTMTDSFLTGQILLQDLKAGHLPSGPRPGSAFIKALLDSRGVWPVSFSDWEKLDAEEVSRGQASGKPREKLLDPQEMLRLLGH